A single genomic interval of Rhizobium leguminosarum bv. trifolii WSM1325 harbors:
- a CDS encoding acetolactate synthase, large subunit, biosynthetic type (TIGRFAM: acetolactate synthase, large subunit, biosynthetic type~PFAM: thiamine pyrophosphate protein TPP binding domain protein; thiamine pyrophosphate protein domain protein TPP-binding; thiamine pyrophosphate protein central region~KEGG: rec:RHECIAT_CH0002930 acetolactate synthase III protein, large subunit) yields the protein MSTDNQAAGNRMTGAEIVLKALKDNGVEHIFGYPGGAVLPIYDEIFQQEDVKHILVRHEQGAGHAAEGYARSTGKVGVMLVTSGPGATNAVTPLQDALMDSIPLVCLTGQVPTPLIGSDAFQECDTVGITRPCTKHNWLVKDVNQLAAVIHEAFRIAQSGRPGPVVVDIPKDVQFATGTYTPPADYAIQKSYQPKIQGDLNQIHAAIELMANARRPIIYSGGGVINSGPEASKLLRELVELTDFPITSTLMGLGAYPASGKNWLKMLGMHGSYEANMAMHDCDVMVCIGARFDDRITGRLNAFSPNSKKIHIDIDPSSINKNVRVDIGIRGDVGHVLEDMVRLWRALPKKPEKGRLDDWWTDIARWRARNSFAYTKSNDVIMPQYALERLFAHTKDRDTYITTEVGQHQMWAAQFFGFEQPNRWMTSGGLGTMGYGLPAALGVQIAHPDSLVIDIAGDASIQMCIQEMSAAIQHDAPIKIFIMNNQYMGMVRQWQQLLHGNRLSNSYTEAMPDFVKLAEAYGAVGLRCEKPDALDDTILEMIEVRKPVIFDCRVANLANCFPMIPSGKAHNEMLLPDEATDEAVANAIDAKGRALV from the coding sequence ATCTTCCAGCAGGAAGATGTCAAGCACATCCTCGTCCGCCACGAGCAGGGGGCAGGCCATGCGGCCGAAGGTTACGCCCGCTCCACCGGCAAGGTCGGCGTCATGCTGGTCACCTCGGGTCCGGGCGCTACCAATGCCGTCACGCCGCTGCAGGACGCGCTGATGGATTCGATCCCGCTCGTCTGCCTGACCGGCCAGGTTCCGACCCCACTGATCGGCTCCGACGCCTTCCAGGAATGCGATACGGTCGGCATCACCCGGCCCTGCACCAAGCACAACTGGCTGGTCAAGGATGTCAACCAGCTTGCCGCCGTCATTCACGAGGCCTTCCGCATCGCCCAGTCCGGCCGTCCAGGCCCCGTCGTCGTCGATATTCCGAAAGACGTGCAGTTTGCGACCGGCACCTATACGCCGCCCGCCGATTACGCGATTCAGAAGAGCTACCAGCCGAAGATCCAGGGCGACCTCAACCAGATCCATGCCGCGATCGAACTGATGGCGAATGCGCGCCGTCCGATCATCTATTCCGGCGGCGGCGTCATCAATTCCGGCCCCGAGGCTTCCAAGCTGCTGCGCGAGCTGGTCGAGCTCACCGATTTCCCGATCACCTCGACGCTGATGGGCCTCGGCGCCTATCCTGCTTCGGGCAAGAACTGGCTGAAGATGCTCGGCATGCACGGCTCCTACGAAGCCAACATGGCGATGCACGACTGCGACGTCATGGTCTGCATCGGCGCCCGTTTCGACGACCGCATCACCGGCCGTCTCAATGCCTTTTCGCCGAACTCGAAGAAGATCCATATCGATATCGATCCATCCTCGATCAACAAGAACGTCCGAGTCGATATCGGCATCCGCGGCGATGTCGGCCATGTCCTCGAAGACATGGTCCGCCTGTGGCGGGCGCTGCCGAAGAAGCCGGAGAAGGGTCGCCTCGACGACTGGTGGACCGATATCGCCCGCTGGCGGGCACGCAACTCCTTCGCCTATACGAAGAGCAATGACGTCATCATGCCCCAATATGCGCTGGAGCGGCTCTTTGCCCACACCAAGGACCGGGATACCTACATCACCACCGAGGTCGGCCAGCACCAGATGTGGGCGGCGCAGTTCTTCGGTTTCGAGCAGCCGAACCGCTGGATGACCTCGGGCGGCCTCGGTACGATGGGCTACGGCCTGCCGGCCGCGCTCGGCGTGCAGATCGCCCATCCCGACAGCCTCGTCATCGACATTGCCGGCGACGCCTCGATCCAGATGTGTATCCAGGAAATGTCGGCGGCGATCCAGCACGACGCGCCGATCAAGATCTTCATCATGAACAACCAATATATGGGCATGGTGCGTCAGTGGCAGCAGCTGTTGCACGGCAATCGCCTGTCGAATTCCTATACGGAGGCGATGCCCGATTTCGTCAAGCTGGCGGAGGCCTATGGTGCCGTCGGCCTGCGCTGCGAAAAGCCGGATGCGCTTGATGACACCATTCTGGAGATGATCGAGGTCAGAAAGCCTGTCATCTTCGATTGCCGTGTCGCCAATCTCGCCAATTGCTTCCCGATGATCCCCTCGGGCAAGGCCCATAACGAAATGCTGTTGCCGGACGAAGCCACCGACGAAGCGGTCGCCAATGCGATCGACGCCAAGGGCCGCGCGCTCGTCTGA
- a CDS encoding aldo/keto reductase (PFAM: aldo/keto reductase~KEGG: rec:RHECIAT_CH0002928 putative aldo-keto reductase family protein): MQDDPIPSITFPDGTEVPALGQGTWAMGEDAGHARAEIESLRAGIDLGMTLIDTAEMYGDGGAEEIVGQAIRGRRDEVFIVSKVYPWNASLKGTIEACERSLERLGTDRIDLYLLHWRGDHPLTETVAAFEMLKASGKIGAWGVSNFDTDDMEELLGVPDGANVAANQVLYNLSRRGIEFDLLPWCQNRGIPIMAYSPIEQGNILHHPELIRIAKAYQATPAQLALAFLLERDGVIVMPKTSNAERAAENRDCVSLEITDDDWDAIDAAFPPPTKKKPLEML, encoded by the coding sequence ATGCAGGACGACCCGATTCCATCGATCACATTCCCTGATGGCACTGAGGTGCCGGCGCTCGGCCAGGGCACCTGGGCGATGGGTGAGGATGCCGGTCATGCCAGGGCCGAGATCGAAAGCCTCAGGGCCGGCATCGATCTCGGCATGACGCTGATCGACACCGCCGAAATGTACGGCGACGGTGGCGCCGAAGAGATCGTCGGCCAGGCGATCAGGGGCCGGCGCGATGAGGTCTTCATCGTCAGCAAGGTCTATCCCTGGAATGCCAGCCTGAAAGGCACGATTGAGGCCTGCGAGCGCAGTCTCGAACGGCTGGGTACCGATCGCATCGATCTCTATCTGCTGCACTGGCGCGGAGACCATCCGCTCACAGAGACCGTCGCCGCCTTCGAAATGCTGAAGGCATCCGGCAAGATCGGCGCCTGGGGCGTCTCCAACTTCGACACCGACGACATGGAGGAACTGCTCGGAGTGCCCGACGGCGCCAATGTCGCCGCCAACCAGGTGCTCTATAACCTTTCCCGCCGCGGCATCGAATTCGATCTGCTGCCCTGGTGCCAGAACCGAGGCATTCCCATCATGGCCTATTCGCCGATCGAACAGGGAAATATCCTGCACCATCCCGAGTTGATCCGCATCGCCAAGGCCTATCAGGCGACACCCGCTCAGCTGGCACTCGCCTTCCTGCTGGAACGCGACGGCGTCATCGTCATGCCGAAGACCTCGAATGCCGAACGCGCGGCGGAAAACCGCGACTGCGTCTCGCTCGAAATCACCGACGACGACTGGGATGCCATCGACGCCGCCTTTCCGCCGCCCACAAAGAAAAAACCGCTGGAGATGCTTTGA
- a CDS encoding Lysine exporter protein (LYSE/YGGA) (PFAM: Lysine exporter protein (LYSE/YGGA)~KEGG: rec:RHECIAT_CH0002927 probable amino acid efflux protein, LysE family~SNP /replace=A), which produces MPLDTFLALVLFAFTTSITPGPNNMMLFASGVNFGFRRTIPHMFGIGVGFFSLLIGVGLGLGALLHTVPIVYTVLKFAGGAYLIWIAWKIASSRSLSEGRSGVEPMSFSAAAAFQWVNPKAWVMAVTAMATYTNPQLYLVSVLIVGLAFAAVNVPSVSTWAGFGSALREWLSDPVRLKWFNISMAVLLVLSLWPMLK; this is translated from the coding sequence ATGCCGCTGGATACATTTCTCGCCCTCGTTCTCTTCGCCTTCACGACCTCGATCACGCCGGGACCGAACAATATGATGCTCTTCGCATCGGGCGTGAATTTTGGCTTCCGCAGGACGATCCCGCATATGTTCGGCATCGGTGTCGGTTTCTTCTCGCTGCTCATCGGCGTCGGCCTTGGGCTCGGCGCGCTGCTGCACACGGTGCCTATTGTCTATACGGTACTGAAATTTGCGGGCGGCGCCTATCTCATCTGGATTGCTTGGAAGATTGCCTCGTCGCGCTCGCTGAGCGAAGGCAGAAGCGGCGTCGAGCCGATGTCCTTCTCGGCGGCGGCGGCCTTCCAGTGGGTCAATCCGAAAGCCTGGGTGATGGCGGTCACCGCGATGGCGACCTACACCAATCCGCAACTCTACCTAGTGAGCGTGCTGATCGTTGGTCTCGCTTTTGCGGCAGTCAATGTGCCCAGCGTTTCGACCTGGGCCGGCTTCGGCTCGGCGCTGAGGGAATGGCTTTCCGATCCGGTGCGGCTGAAATGGTTCAATATCAGCATGGCGGTGCTGTTGGTGCTAAGCCTCTGGCCAATGCTAAAATAG
- a CDS encoding conserved hypothetical conserved membrane protein (KEGG: rec:RHECIAT_CH0002926 hypothetical conserved membrane protein), with translation MIEEWLLLAHVIGATVLFGTGAGIAFFMVMAHRTRDPRLIAHVASTVVIADTLFTATAAILQPVTGYLLARSIGWELSEGWIALSLLLYVVIGLFWLPVVWIQIRLRDLARAAAAAGKALPPGYFSLYRIWFACGFPAFFAVIGILWLMLMKPAITLF, from the coding sequence ATGATTGAGGAATGGCTGCTGCTTGCCCATGTCATCGGCGCGACCGTGCTCTTCGGCACCGGCGCCGGCATCGCCTTCTTCATGGTGATGGCGCACCGAACCCGCGATCCCCGTCTGATCGCCCATGTCGCCAGCACGGTTGTCATCGCCGACACCCTCTTCACCGCCACCGCAGCCATTCTCCAGCCGGTGACCGGCTATCTGCTGGCCCGGTCGATCGGTTGGGAACTGTCGGAGGGATGGATTGCGCTGTCGCTGCTGCTTTATGTCGTGATCGGCCTGTTCTGGCTGCCGGTCGTCTGGATCCAGATCCGGCTGCGCGACCTCGCCCGCGCCGCAGCAGCGGCGGGAAAAGCCCTGCCGCCAGGCTATTTCAGCCTCTACCGCATCTGGTTCGCCTGCGGTTTTCCGGCCTTCTTCGCTGTCATCGGCATTCTCTGGCTGATGCTCATGAAGCCCGCAATCACTCTATTTTAG
- a CDS encoding acetolactate synthase, small subunit (TIGRFAM: acetolactate synthase, small subunit~PFAM: amino acid-binding ACT domain protein~KEGG: ret:RHE_CH02789 acetolactate synthase 3 regulatory subunit) — MNAHLQPTGSAYFISPETAAVESHTLSVLVDNEPGVLARVIGLFSGRGYNIESLTVSETEHQAHLSRITVVTRGTPQVLEQIKAQLERIVPVHRVVDLTVRARELGQDRPIEREVALVKVIGEGEMRAETLRLADAFHAKVVDATVGHFILEITGKSSKIDQFVAIMKPLGLIEVCRTGIAAMNRGVQGM; from the coding sequence ATGAACGCACACCTACAGCCCACGGGCTCCGCTTACTTCATCTCGCCGGAAACGGCGGCGGTCGAAAGCCACACGCTTTCGGTTCTCGTCGACAACGAACCGGGCGTTCTTGCCCGGGTCATCGGCCTGTTTTCCGGCCGCGGCTACAATATCGAGAGCCTGACGGTCTCCGAGACCGAGCATCAGGCGCATCTTTCCCGCATCACCGTCGTCACACGCGGGACGCCGCAGGTGCTGGAACAGATCAAGGCGCAGCTCGAGCGCATCGTGCCGGTACATCGCGTCGTCGACCTGACGGTGCGGGCCCGCGAACTCGGCCAGGATCGGCCGATCGAGCGCGAAGTGGCGCTGGTTAAGGTGATCGGCGAGGGCGAGATGCGTGCCGAGACCCTGCGCCTTGCCGATGCCTTTCATGCCAAGGTGGTGGATGCGACCGTCGGCCACTTCATTTTGGAGATCACCGGCAAATCGTCAAAGATCGATCAGTTCGTGGCGATCATGAAGCCGCTTGGCCTCATCGAGGTCTGCCGTACCGGCATTGCGGCGATGAACCGCGGCGTGCAGGGGATGTAA
- a CDS encoding NAD-dependent epimerase/dehydratase (PFAM: NAD-dependent epimerase/dehydratase; Male sterility domain; dTDP-4-dehydrorhamnose reductase; short-chain dehydrogenase/reductase SDR; NmrA family protein~KEGG: ret:RHE_CH02785 putative oxidoreductase protein), protein MNILILGATGFIGSVVAARLVADGHAVTGIGRNPARARLKQPAIDWRCADLSRMTKPADWDEILKDQHVVVNCAGALQDGLSDDLLATQAEAMLALYSAAKRSSRPLIVQISARTAGAAGALPFFATKRRADEALAASGLRYLILRPALVLGRNAHGGSALLRALAAFPCVLPLVHAESPVETLSVDDVAEAVSRAVSDGISGDIDLAADEVLTLADLVRLHRQWLGLPPARMFALPRWLAGPVTWLADLSGLLGWRSPLRSTAMTVMSEGVRSSKTGSGLAATSAAAALSANPSGVQDLWFARVYLLKPLAISGLSVFWLLSGLIPLLALEQTSAHFLPFMPEAAATALTLATCLTDIALGAAVLLRPLAKRALLGMLAVSFAYLAGASLLEPALWLDPLGPLVKVLPSILLTLTALATLDER, encoded by the coding sequence ATGAACATTCTGATTCTCGGCGCAACCGGCTTCATAGGCTCCGTCGTCGCGGCCCGGCTCGTTGCCGACGGCCACGCCGTCACCGGCATCGGTCGCAATCCCGCGCGTGCGCGCCTGAAACAGCCGGCGATCGACTGGCGGTGTGCAGATCTCTCGCGCATGACGAAACCGGCGGATTGGGACGAGATCCTTAAGGATCAGCATGTCGTCGTCAATTGCGCCGGCGCCCTGCAGGACGGCCTGTCTGATGATCTGTTGGCCACCCAGGCAGAGGCGATGCTGGCACTCTATTCCGCCGCAAAACGCTCGTCGCGCCCGCTGATCGTACAGATATCGGCAAGGACAGCGGGAGCGGCGGGTGCTCTTCCCTTCTTCGCCACCAAGCGGCGGGCCGACGAGGCGCTGGCGGCAAGCGGCCTGCGTTACCTCATCCTGCGCCCTGCCCTCGTTCTCGGCCGCAATGCCCATGGCGGTTCGGCGCTGCTGCGGGCGCTTGCCGCCTTCCCCTGTGTGCTGCCCTTGGTCCATGCCGAAAGTCCGGTCGAAACACTCTCGGTGGACGATGTGGCGGAAGCCGTGTCGCGGGCGGTCTCCGACGGCATCTCCGGCGATATAGATCTGGCCGCCGACGAAGTTCTGACGCTCGCCGATCTCGTCCGCCTGCATCGGCAGTGGCTCGGCCTGCCGCCCGCCCGCATGTTCGCTCTCCCCCGCTGGCTTGCCGGCCCGGTGACGTGGCTGGCCGATCTATCAGGACTGCTCGGCTGGCGTTCGCCGCTGCGCTCGACGGCGATGACTGTCATGTCCGAAGGCGTGCGGAGCTCAAAAACAGGGAGCGGCCTTGCTGCGACATCCGCGGCCGCAGCGCTCTCGGCCAATCCGTCCGGCGTACAGGATCTCTGGTTTGCCAGGGTCTATCTCCTGAAGCCGCTAGCCATATCGGGCCTATCCGTTTTCTGGCTGCTCTCAGGTTTGATCCCGCTGCTGGCGCTGGAGCAGACGTCCGCTCACTTCCTGCCGTTCATGCCTGAGGCCGCAGCAACGGCGCTGACGCTTGCAACCTGCCTGACCGACATAGCTCTCGGCGCCGCCGTCCTCCTTCGCCCGCTGGCAAAACGTGCCCTTCTCGGCATGCTGGCCGTGTCGTTCGCCTATCTTGCCGGTGCCAGCCTGCTCGAACCCGCGCTCTGGCTCGATCCTCTCGGTCCCCTCGTCAAGGTGCTGCCATCGATCCTGCTGACGCTCACCGCACTTGCCACGCTGGATGAACGCTGA